The Anas acuta chromosome 2, bAnaAcu1.1, whole genome shotgun sequence genomic interval CTAGGTGGAGCAGATCCTTTTAGGTGACCCTGTGATCTGAATGCATAACTGGTGCAAAGCACTATAAAATCCAGCAGACTCTAAATCTCCTGGGTTTCATCATCCATTCTTTTTGGGGGTGCTGTGGGCCAAATGGTTTATGaatctcttttcctttgatCATATGTAAATATggtgaaaaataattgttactGCTGTCCAGCATGGAAAGTATTTGGAGTTTCTTTTCTCTGATAAGTCATCCAGAGAACATACTAAAAGGAGTACATGacttaatattttccttatcAGAGTATGTAAATAAGAATAATAGGTACTGTTATGTATGGTTCTTTAGGTGCTTTCCTAGAAATAGAGGTATGCATctagttggtttttttttttctttttcctgggagTGATGGAGTTCTATGTCTAAGaacttctgcagaaaaacaaatgctgttaTGTTGTCACTATAGTACTTCCTAATTTACAggtgttttttaatgaagaatgtTAGTTTTGTTCCTATATCAGATTAGAATTACGTGGATTATACTCTGAATTTTGCATCTGTGAATCTAACTATTTAACTCTGAGagaatttttctgttctctaagaaaaatctgtttcccCTCTACCCTAAAGGTTTTCATTAGCCTGGGAAGTCTGACAATGAAGTTTATGTAGAGACAAGTTTATAACATGTGTTTTCTCACTCAAGCAAAAAGAACAGACATTTTAGGCACATCGTTTCTCAGTTGAGTCTGTAGAACTTCGTAGCATATAAAAGAAGCCATTTGActtaaatgggaaaataattgCTAGCTCCAACAGGTGATATGACAACTAATAGGAACATGTCAGACAAAACATTAATAGCTTTATGTGAagctgggggaggagagggaatagttttttctgtgtatttaaaaataatctgttacTGAATGTCAGTATAAGTATGTTggtgaaaagctgttttgaatgTTTCTGGCAGTCATTTGTAGAATCAAGTCAGAAATTCTACCATGCTGGACTAGAACAGACTGACTTTAAGAATGCTTCAGAGGAttccagaaagcaaataaaCGGCTGGGtagaagaaaagactgaaggTGAGTGTTTtgcagagctccctgctgcatTTAGCAGCAGTCAGGGCTTGCACAAACAACTAGTTCAAGATGTCATattgtgatgcttttttttttttttaagtaacaatTATTGAACTCTCTCTGATTGGTACGTAATTCCTTTAATTAGCCAGTAATTAATACACATTGGATGCTATGTGATAATTTTTAACATTGACGTGTATataattgtgttttctttcaatataTCCTAAAGGTAAAATTAAAAACCTGCTGGCAGAGGGAATTATTGATTCAATGACCAGACTTGTGTTGGTGAATGCCATCTATTTCAAAGGCAACTGGGAAAAAAGGTTTGACAAAGAGAATACAAACGAAAGGCTATTTAAAATTAACAAGGTATGGTGTACTAACATGCTGACAATACAATGATATATCTgactttgaaggaaaaaaaatcattcaggCAGTGTTACCTGGCTGCATGGAGCTTCTTACTGCCTGTCCCCTTGATATGAAAGTTCTTTGCCTAGTTTCTGTTAAGTTTTGTGTAATTACTAGGATTTTTAGTGTCACACAAGTATTTCTCCAGGATGAAAACAAACTGGTAATGTGAATTCTGTAAGAACTCACCTGCTTAAAACAAGCACTATGTGAAATTGAAGCCCTCATGCTTGATTTCAAACTGTTACTCTCACAGTGATGAAATGTATCCAAAAATGCTTGAAACTGCTCCACTTCTCATATAGGGCATTATATTACTCTCCCAATCTACATACTGTGGCATTTTAGAAACCACCAGACTGACTTGGTTCCTGTTTGGAAGGAAGGCTTGCCATCAGTTTCCCCCCAGAGATGAAACAAAGCCCAAGCTTATGTATTTGCTTAGGgctctttcctctccctcctgcaaAGACAGATCCAGTGATGTATCTGAGGGTGAGGCCCAACCTAGCTCTTAGAttacctttttctttgcaaacagttttatttgcttgtttttgaagACTCTAGTCTTTGAGATCAAGATACAACTTTTCCAAGTAACTGTGAGATTGAGTAATGCTGCCTTGTCTCAGACAAGGAACTCACTTTTAGATATGCAAACAACTGCAAACCTCTTCCCTTGTTACAAACAAATGGCTTAAATTTATAATTTCATCCTGATAATGACTAGCTGCTGATGGTCTGCAGAAGTCAATGAGTAGGCTCAAATGAGCAGTTGGAAATCCCAGGTGCTAACCTGAAGCTTTAAGCTAGTTATTTTACAGTCTGTCCAGGATTAGAATTACTTTAACATCCCAGTAGTCTTCTCTGTGATAGTAAATCTTTGACTTTTGCACTTCTTATGACTTGCTGGATCATTTTTGGCATGCTGTGTGGCCTTTGCTTATTCATCCTTTTCATGCGTCATTGATTGCTGTTGCAAAATCACTTCTGGCATAATCTAAGGGCATTGTTTCAATggactttcctttttttgttgttttttttttttttaaaaaaaggcaacaccTTGCATGGTTATCTTGTGAAGGTAAGGGGAAAAGTGATTAAATTTAACTAAAAGGGAGGAAAATGTAAGCAAAAGTAGCTGATGGTCCATGTGTAAATGGAAGGAgatggtgaaaaataaaacagaaaaatcttacaCCTTCTTACTACCTCTGTGACTTTTAAGAATTCAAAATGATGTTCTCAGTGCCTTAGCATTTTAGTAGCATATTAAgatatttcagttgttttgttATAGTGCCTAGAGCCACATggagtgaaatgaaaatacctaaatggaaattactttttattaatttaaagcAAGGAACCTAGGTCCTGCTTCTTGCCAGCTCTGCTTAGTGAACAAATATGTATTCTTGCTTCTTTGCCTTAAAGCAAATTTCACATATATTTCCCCATTAGAAATTAAGGATTCCtgagatttaatttttatctttctctttatGGAAGAGTGACAAGGCTGTACACTGCACTGTGCTCAGGTTTCTGTACAGTCAAATTCTAAAAAGCTTTAAGTAACTGGTTACctgctttgtattttaagaCCAGTGTACTAGCTCAGTAGTAACTGTTGATGTCTTTATTTCAGAATGAGACCAAACCTGTGCAGATGATGTTCCAAAAAGCTAAATTTCCAATGACCTATATTGGAGACCTGGAGACCAAAGTTCTTGAGCTCCCATATGTTGGCAATGAACTCAGCATGATCATCCTGCTCCCTGATGCAATTCAGGATGAAACTACTGGCTTGGAAAAGGTAAGCTGTTGAGCTAAATCCAGACAGTTTGTATCTGGCCAGGGAAGCAAGCTTGGTACTGCATGTGAACCTGCAGTTCAGTCTCAAAGCTATGATACCGCTGGTGCTCAGGACTGGCTGAAATACATCCCATATCTCCCTGCCCCCAAAGTGGCATGTATTATTTTCACCTGCCCCCAAAGTCAGAGGCTCTGGAAGATGATGTAGCCCTCATCAGGAGCAGGAGTTAGCTGTGGTTATGGTGAAGCCCTAGTAGGGGGAGTAGCAGATGAGAGATTTGGGGGAGCAATTATGACTTCCAGTATGGACTTCCATAGGTCTTCCTTACTGAACAGCTGGCACATTGTCACTGGCCCTCTACTTAGAAGCATGTTCACAGGGAAGTCTGTGGTCTCTTCTGTTGTAGAGATACAAGTTTTGGTTGCCTCTTGCTCTGGCCAAGCAATTAATAAGTTTTTCTAACACTGACTACAAAGTGTGTTGTAAGCAGGCTTTTTCACCAGCCTGTCAGCTGGAAGATCCTGAAATAGGATCTTTTGGTTAAAAGGAAGAACTGGGTTTGGTTTCTTTGGGACCTTGTCATCGGTTCTTCTGTGCTTTTACTTCTcatatgtaaaaatgttttttacagTCTAGTGTGTTTTATAAAAGTAAACTTTGAGATACTATCTCATAGTAATGTATCTACCACAGAGAGCATACAGGATTGATCTCAGCTGAAGCCATAGTCTCTAGTAGGTAATAAAGCTTGTATTTTGGCTTAAGACCCTGTAAGCTCCAGAAAAAGATGCATGTTATGCACTATATAAACAGATAGAGTAATCGTCACTTATGCCTGCATAAAATTGTgattcttctttattttaattatgtaacttgttttttttttttttttaagctggaaAGAGAACTTACATCTGAGAAGCTGACAGAGTGGATTAATCCAGAAATGATGGATATAACAGAGGTGAGAGTGTCTTTACCCAGATTTAAATTGGAAGAAAACTACACTCTCAAACCTCTTTTGAGCAACATGGGAATGCCTGATGCGTTTGACGTAAAGAAGGCAAACTTCTCAGCCATCTCAGCTGGTAACGAGCTAGTGCTTTCTGAAGTGGTTCACAAGTCCTTTGTGGAAGTCAATGAAGAAGgcactgaagcagcagctgccacagcAGGAGTGATGTTAATGCGCTGTGCTATGATCGTTCCAGATTTCACTGCTGATCATCCATTCCTCTTCTTCATCCGGCACAACAAAACTTCCAGCATTCTGTTTTGTGGCAGATACTGCTCTCCCTAAAAAGATGTCTCGACAGAAGTGCTGCCATTAACACAGTAACTTTGTTCCTTTAGGATAGGATTACTCTTTTGCACTAACTGCCTCTTTCAACTGTGCCTGAATCTGCTTCTCTGGTCATTCATTTGGGCTTCGATAGAGTACCAGAGACACTTAGACatacacagcagctgctgtttaaAACAGGTTTGCTATCCTGTGCACCTGAGCAGGGAGTTTTGTAACTTCTTACTGACAAGAAATATACTCAGTGAACGCTTGAATCTGTGCTTACAGTTCCCATCACACTTTCCTTTTTGTGGCCACCAGACAGTAATCAGATAGTGACATCTcatagaaaaggaagaagtagATTTTGTTTCTGACAGATTGGAAGACATCTCATGCTGTGTtccctgttgtgtttttttttcccatccccagtattttttgtcttttatcgTTCTTCCAGAACATTTAACACTTTCATAAAGGTGAAGGGAGATGAAAGGAGGCTTTGGCAACCTTTTATATGTTGTTAAGCATCCTGACTAGAGTTGTTTTTTGGATGATAACTGGATATCTCTTATACAAGAGTGGGAATAAAAGTATGTCTCTGTAACAAGTGACCTTGCAAGTTTTCATGGGGTAAGGATTGTTGTCTTACCACTATGTGACACCTGGGTATATTAGCTATCACCTAATTTATCAGTCCTTTAACAAAGAATGTAATAAAAAAGCATATGGTTCCTCTGTGGTATTTAAATgctaaagttttttttttttctatctatatatttttcttcttcatggtTTGTTAAACCTCTTACTTTAACTGAATGCCAAAGACAAAAACTGAAGTGACTTTACTAACAGTGATTTGTTTTGCTATTcctgaaataataaatgaatttgTGAGTGCTGTGGGAGTTCCTTTCTTTTGTGACCATAAGTTACGCAATTCTTTTCACCTGtagtaggaagaaaacaaatactgctTGATGGAGGGCAATCAGCTTTCACCTAACATGAGGAATTCATTCCTTACCATGGGCTTTGCCAAATGCTGCAGACCCTAGGTGCAGACTGGGATTACTGCCAAGTTTTGGGTCAGCCTTGGGATTCAttataaaaagcttttaagGCAGGGGCTCCGAAGCCAAGCAGTCGTTTCTGGCCAGGATGCCAGTGCTGCCTGTACCTTGGAGTGCATCTAAAGGGTGCTTGCTTGTCAGGGTGGGCGCAGTGCATCAGCCACACCAGGAGATGAGGACGAAACCATCATTTGGTGTCTcggggaagcagcagccaccagctggcGTGGGCTGCACATCGCTGCTCGCACCCCTGGCCTTTGCTCTCTCCCCGCCCTGAGGCTGCTGGACCACAGCGGGGCTCCTGTGCAGCTCGGTGCAGGTAggtgggcaggcagcaggagggggacggggcagcccccaccccagggTGTTTTCTGCAGGAACGGAAGTAAAAGAGGAATTTTTGCTTCGCCCTGtagggtgctgctggtgggctgCAGACACTCAGCGCCGCTGAAGCACGGTCGCTGTGCGGTGCTGTTAAGTGAAAGTAAAAGTACGCTTTTCCGTCTGCCTTTTATCTaggctttttcttaaaaaaaataataataaaaaaaaatcatgattgTCTGGCAGCtgaagcagtgttttgtttttgtttgttttgttttgttttttagaattTGTACAGAAAACCTGGGCTAGAAATCCCCAGATTTCAGCTCGAGCTTTTCCACGTAGCTGGGTCTGGGCGGTAGCGCTGCTGCCCTGGATGTGGGGGGGAAGGAGCACAACATGCTCACGGCGAAGTGAAACCTGATAGAAGGGAGAAGCTAGAAACCACCAAACCTAAAACCCCCCTGCaagcaaagagaaggagaagtcttcctgctccagcaggaaggTTTTACTGTACTAACCGGTACCACCGCCTGCCTTTCAACACGTTTTCACACCTGACCCAGCCCTCACACCTTTCACCCCGCTTCCCAAGGGCTCCTGGTGGGGATGTAGCTAAAACGAGTCACGGCTCCGGCCGCGCAGTGCCCGCCCTGGAGCTGCACCTCTTctgtgggttgctcctgctctcagcagctcacagcagtcccgggctccctgcctgcacccGTGGGGCTGCTCAGGTGCCTCTGTGCCCCGGTGCGAGCTTGGCCTCGGTAGAGCCAGCAGGTGAAAGCAGCGGTGCTGTACACGTCCCGGGAGGTAAGCGTGAGTATGCCTCTGGTGGGCTTGGCACCTTTTTGCAGCGTAATTTGTGCTACCGAGGCATGCAGCTCTTCTCATGTTGTTAAATAGTGTCCTTAAAGTTGGCGTGCCGAGGAAGGGTGGGGTATACAAATGCACacgggggagaaaaaaaatgctttttcaacgtgacagatttcatttattttttttattaaggtGAATTGAGAGTGAACTTCTTGCTGGTTCTGCACCCAGATGCACCCAGATGAATCCAGCCTTTGTGACTCACCGAGTCGCGTTAGGTCCTTCAGGAGTGCTTCCTGGAGCCCTTaacaaatgctttatttttcagctatAGCCATGGAGAGCCTGAGTAACGCAAACAGCAGATTTGCACTCGATCTCTTCAGGAGGGTTAATGAGAACAACCCAACAGGGAATGTTTTCTTCTCACCCGTCAGTgtttctgcagctctggctATGGTCCTTTTAGGGGCCAAAGGTAATACAGAGGCACAGGTGCTGAAGGTTAGCAAcgttttctctcttgttttatattttattaacattaaaaGTCATTAAGTTTTAAAGGCAGGAAAAATTAAAGGAGGGCGTTATTTTTATGAGCGTGGGGCAAAATTTTTGTCACACTCTTTGGGTCTCTTTTTGCTATCTGCCTGTCCTTCTCCAGTGCTGTCTTTCCATCTTTGCCATCACCCCTTTCTCTTACTTAATTTCACTTAAGTTAATTGTTGAGGTAGTAAACTAATTGCACTAATTTATCAGTCATCATTTAAATCGAGTGGAGTTCCCAGCAGCAAGTCCTTACTAGTTTTCATGAGACATTTCCATAAAGAACTACTGCTTTGTAATACATGGCTACTAACAGCATGCTTACTAATACCGAGTGTATTTTGTAAGTAAGACATAATAATATAGTTTTATATTTCAAGCATGACAACTATGACAATGCATGACACTGCTACCTAAACATCAATATTGTAGTAGCAGCGAGGCACCCATATATCTGTGAGGAGCTGAGGCCATGTGCCTACTTGTACCGTAACCTTAGGTTAGGTAGGAGAGCTCAAAAGACAGTGGTCTGGCATGTTCACCTTGGGTTTTGCTGCAGACCCAGCTCACCAGCCCTTCCACGTCAGACAGCCTGCCCCGTGAAAGCTGGGGCAAGTAGCTTCTGCATTTTAAGTTAGTCTTCCAGAGCCGGTGGTTTCACAACTCTGAGTGCAAATTACAAAAGCTGGTGTAGGTAGGAGTGTACCAACTTCCCCTGGGTCTCCTGCACAAAAGGGATTCGGttgctgctgtttctctctTTGTTAGGCAAATGTCTGCTAGTGCAAATGGGCGTATGAGAATTGCCGCTGCAGTCCTCGTAACGTGTTTGCTTATGATTAATTTCACCTTTGTATTCTGAACTTTAGGAAGAACTGTTTTATACTATTAACCAGTGCTGTGCTTACTGAATAAGACAGTAAAATTGAATCACTACTTGTACAAACAGACtttgaacatttatttcttatgaTTCAACTGTCAGCCCCACCCAGGATAAATCTACTGAGATCAGAAATAACGCAAAAGAACCACCTTGTGTGTGTTTCGGCACACTAACCTTCAGTAATGCATGTTCCCATAGCATAATGCTTTATTTATCAAAACACAGCTAATTAAGGAGACAGTGACTGATAAGCACGAAGGGCGGTTTACAAGCGTATAGAAATTTGCCTCTGTGGTCATAATCCTATAGTAATTTGTCTTTTTACTGGTCTTCCTGATCTGTCTGTATGTGCAACGCAGCTTGAATTCATGTGGGCAGCAAGGCCTGACCCAAAACCCAGTGAGGTAAAATAAGGGCTTTGCTTTGGATTCAGTGGCTGTTCCACAGCAGTCTTCCCTACTGAGAAATACTTGATTTAAGTGCGGGTGAGATGTCCCTGCTTTGGTCTAGTCTTTGCTGTCAGTGAGGTCTGGTAGCTCTTGCGATCCTGTTGTAAGACTTGGCTAGCCAGCTTCCCTCTGGGAAAGAAGGGACTGGTGTATAATATGGGATATACCTGCATATGGGGTAGCTGTATGcgtgtacacacacatatatgcacGTTTGTGtgcattatatatttatatatataatataaagtataactgcatttaattttaagatGATAGTTATTTTTTGAAAGCGCTTCTATTTTCATGAAACCATCAAAAATAATTGGTATAAGCTTTCTCCGCACCTCGTCTTCCTCAAGGCCTCATATGAGCCCTGTCCTAGTTTTCATTATACCTTTTGAAAACCAAAAACCCAAGCTCCCTATGGCCAAAGACAGAGGCAAGAAACCTAAAATGTCTTTGTggcataatttttcttttcagtttcccACCTGGGAATAAGACCTATCACCCAGTGGCCCAGGGAGGGGAAATATGCAGACATCGCTTGAGAAGGACTCTGGATTACAGTCAACAGCTTCATCCGGGGCTAAATATAAAGCAGTAGCTTAACACAAGTGACTGACACAGCCAACATAGCCCCAAGGCAATAGTTTCATTCATTCTTTGGAGTCTGCAGAAATCTCTTAAGCAGCTTCAagcttcttttgctttctttcttcaattCAACAAACCAGGCAGACTGTGCAGATACTTTGCATATTGTTTAGAGACAGTATTAGCAGCAGTTGGTGTCTTTTATTTCAGACACTTCATTTTGATGAAGTTGAAGACATTCACTCCGGATTTCGGACTCTGACCGCAGATATAAACAGAAGGGATGCTTTCTATCTCCTACGGATTGCCAATCGGCTTTTTGGAGAGAAGTCCTACAGCTTTTTGCCGGTACGTTTATGCAGATCATAACTGTGTGGTGGAAACTCAGTCATCAGttgctttcctgtcttttcagAACGCCCCATGGCAAAAACACCACTAGAGTAAGTCCAAATGTAAAACCTGTGGCTTTCTGCTTTAGTAAGCAGTGCAACGTAGACATTGCTGTCTTCACTGAAAATGTAGCCAGTTGAGAATTTgaggtaaaaatatttcttggcATATTTCTAAAAGTTACTGGGCAGTCAACAAAAGTCTTGCATACATGTGTATGCATTTCCATATCTGTTGGCATCTGCACAATCTGAAGGATGCGCCCACAGGACATTAGGCGGCCAagccttttgtttgcttgttcacttctgctgcattttgggctcaaggaaaaaaggcaaaaagtctAGGTTGTTTACAGTAATTATAACAACATCCCTCTCCTATGTCTGTTGCTACCAGCTTTTTAGGATTTTCATTGTTCAGGAGAACCacattacttaaaatatttttgaaaacgTTTATCTGGGATTCCCTGTGTGTCTAAACAACACGCCTCTTTGTGTATAGCCAGGTATTGCTATTTTTATCcctttctggatttttttttttttccaccccagTCATGCTTGAGCCTGTTTCAAGAGAATGACAGATGAATACTGGAACGCCTGTAGTAAGCACTACAGATGTATACGTGGCAGATGTTCCATGAGGCTTACTCATTGGTGTTTCAATCGGAAATggcaataaaaaacaaacaaataaaaaaacccaGACAGTGCACTGTCAGAGCCCTACCTCAGAGAGGGTGATAATGTTCAATTTGCATGTTGTCTATATCATAAAGAGATGTTTTCTTATCTACATGCAATAAAAGCTGTCCTTATCATTCCAAAATCTAGGATTTCCTGACTAATGTTCAGAAACTATATGGAGCTGATCTGGCTACAGTTGATTTTCTTCAGGCATGTGATGAAGCCCGGAAGGAAATTAACCAGTGGGTAGAGGAGAAAACCGAAGGTAAACTACTTTCATTAATAAagtaacaaacattttttttcatactttagGAGCAGGAGTAGGCTTTGTTTCCTGCCACCTATGAAGTAAATTAGTATTGCCTCAGGGTATTCAGTTGATTCATTGACAGAACCAGAGAATACCTAAGCAAGACACTTCAAGAGTTACGTAAATCCAAagtcatttccattttttgtgTTCAGGAAGGTGCTGGATAGTTGTATAAACATAAATTTGTAATAATGAATTGGTGAATTTGTCTAAATTTGACTAAAATGACACCCTAGTCCATATTTTACATAGTTCTAAATCCAATAAGGCTAAATCTGGGTATTTTCTAGTCCTTGCAGATTTGACTGCAGGTACAGCAGAGGAATTTGGCTCTGAAGCAATGTGCTGGAGCTCTCTGTGGCTTGGGTTGCCTCGGGTCCTTTTCATCTAGGTAGCTAGAATCAAATCATGAGAGATATACTGAGTCATATGTGACGGTTTAAgctaaaatattacattttcttcaagttATGGTATATCAAAAGTTGTAGTTGTAGTAGTGTGTACTAGTAACAAGTATGGTGTGCAGTAAAGCAACAGgtgctgaaataaaacatttttatcatgGGAATGGGCTAGAGTTTTATATTTGTAGCATTTCTATAGCATCAGTAATTTTACGGATGATTTGTACGCAATCAATGTATTACGAGGTTTTATTGTGACTTTCCTTTTGTTGTCCCCTCTGAAGGTAAAATCCCTAATCTGCTGTCTGAAGGCTCAGTTGATGGCATGACCAAGCTTGTTCTGGTGAATGctatttatttcaaaggaaattgGGCAGAGAAATTCGAAGAAGCCAACACTGTTGAGATGCCATTTCGATTGAATAAGGTAAAACAGATGCATTTTAGCAATACATATATAATGACACGGTCCAAAAATATAGGTCTCAAATTGAAGATTTACAAGATTTACTTACAAGTAAAGTAATAAAAGAATGCAAATAGTGATTGTTTTCAGTTTGCCTGAAAGAGGTTCTTTATGGATTTtagcatttttctgtattcagcAAGCTTTTTGTTCTATCACTTATTGGAATAAAATTAGAAGTGATTCTTATGTGTAGGCTAGGACCCTGACTGTGCCTGGCATTCTGTCCACAGGCTGCTCTGGACTGTACCTCTCCATGATGCCaggaaaaaagcattaaagTCATTGCACATATTGTTTGAGCCCCATTTTCTTGTTCTATGTTCTGCTTATGTTAACAGCTCTACAAGATGCTATAGATGCTATATCTACAAGATACTATCAGCTGATTTATGTTGAATGGGGTTGATCTTTTTTGACTTTTAACACTCTCCCCAGTCATTTTTGCTGCTAGAGCAATGTAAAGGTACAGCAACttgaagaaatcttttttttttttttccagtttctgcaaTGACTGTGGCataaaagccaaagaaaaacaaaaaaaaaatcattatgtctttagaaaaaaaatatgttattaacCATGCAGCCAGGAGTCTGATGAAGGTTGTTTTATAATTACCTGATATGGTGGAGGAGGGAGGGTTTTTTGCAAGCGTGGAATTCTTGTCTGTATCCTATCAGATCTTTAAAATcgtattttatcattttctgtaCCTTTTAACAAtccagaatgaaagaaaaacagtgaaaatgatgtatcagaaaaagaaatttcgTTTTGGGTATATCTCTGACATGAAGATCCGTGTTTTGGAGCTGCCTTATGAGGGAAGAGAACTTAGTATGATCATCCTGTTACCTGATGATTTTGAAGATGATTCCACTGGACTGCAAAAGGTGACCCACCTAAGCTAAGCCAAAGTTATTTAATGGATAAGTTCAGCCATTCAGAATTAAAGCCTTAATGAGTCCTTAGAGCCCCAAATAtatcaagcatttttttttagataatgCTCTGCTAACACTGCAATACGGAACACACGCACACACTGAATCAGGGAGAGAAATTGTGGTCTGGTTTTGTAGCTTGTGTTCCTGTGTCCTTTAGCTTGCTGAACAGAACCACATGGGagattatgaaaacaaaattaacttcctttgctttttgttttgttttgttctgacaGAACCCTCCTTTTGCTACCTTTGAAAGTCTTCATTTTATTAGCCTTATGATAGTTAAGctgttttccattaaataaCCAGTCACATATCAGCATCTTCAATCCCTCTGACGATTAGTTTTGTTACTGATTTTAGCTATGTAATTCCACTCAGTTAGATTAAACAGGAAGAATGGTTTTGGTTGCCATTAGTGcatgcttttcccttctctgcatAGTAGCAAGaagcaaatatttgttttactttatcaACTAAAAACCGCACCGACTCCACTTAATTTTATTAGCATTCATTTGATCTATGTGGAGCTATCAAAAATGAGGGTATGGTCATTTTTATATAGTTATTTTGTAGTTGTATAGTACTATATAAAGCCcttaaatgctttaaatgaaAGTGACACATTTCTACCCTGGTGACAGGTAATGATTTCTGTGTTCTTAATTCTAGCTGGAAAAGGAGCTCAC includes:
- the LOC137850660 gene encoding serpin B6-like — its product is MDSLSAANTTFALDLLRQLSEKNGTQNLFFSPFSISSALSMILLGSKGNTEAQISKVLSLNKAEDAHNGYQSLLSEINDPDTKYILRTANRLYGEKTFEFLSSFVESSQKFYHAGLEQTDFKNASEDSRKQINGWVEEKTEGKIKNLLAEGIIDSMTRLVLVNAIYFKGNWEKRFDKENTNERLFKINKNETKPVQMMFQKAKFPMTYIGDLETKVLELPYVGNELSMIILLPDAIQDETTGLEKLERELTSEKLTEWINPEMMDITEVRVSLPRFKLEENYTLKPLLSNMGMPDAFDVKKANFSAISAGNELVLSEVVHKSFVEVNEEGTEAAAATAGVMLMRCAMIVPDFTADHPFLFFIRHNKTSSILFCGRYCSP
- the LOC137850661 gene encoding leukocyte elastase inhibitor-like; its protein translation is MESLSNANSRFALDLFRRVNENNPTGNVFFSPVSVSAALAMVLLGAKGNTEAQVLKTLHFDEVEDIHSGFRTLTADINRRDAFYLLRIANRLFGEKSYSFLPDFLTNVQKLYGADLATVDFLQACDEARKEINQWVEEKTEGKIPNLLSEGSVDGMTKLVLVNAIYFKGNWAEKFEEANTVEMPFRLNKNERKTVKMMYQKKKFRFGYISDMKIRVLELPYEGRELSMIILLPDDFEDDSTGLQKLEKELTLEKLQEWTRPEHLYSTDVHVHLPKFKLEESYDLKSDLEAMGLLDVFESAKADLSGMSGARDLFLSKIVHKAFVEVNEEGTEAAAATAGIAMLCMVMEEDFNADHPFLFFIRHNPTQSILFFGKYASP